From one Triticum aestivum cultivar Chinese Spring chromosome 4B, IWGSC CS RefSeq v2.1, whole genome shotgun sequence genomic stretch:
- the LOC123093244 gene encoding uncharacterized protein: MRAAAAQIDPSPSPSPAALAKSRLKRLFERQVLRVSPAERLPPVSAGGEKDKEKDDLEPSSVCLDGMVRSFLEDGGGTVGERAPTARCCNCFNGGDASDDEDGPAAAEASAISDAAETIKGLVHCASLRERNLLADVSTLVERHRAAGARKRDLLRLLAASLRAMGHDAALCLSRWDKSSSHPAGEHAYVDVLLPAGSERGDRERVLVDVDFRSQFEVARPTKAYRAVLQRLPSAFVGKEDRLRLLVAAAADSSRASLKKRGLHLAPWRKPEYMRAKWLSRYEREAPPPAPDASASELAAIGEGGGDGAKA; encoded by the exons ATGAGGGCCGCCGCGGCGCAGATCgatccgtccccgtccccgtcccccgCCGCGCTGGCCAAGTCGCGGCTCAAGCGCCTGTTCGAGCGCCAGGTCCTGCGGGTCTCGCCGGCGGAGCGGCTCCCGCCCGTCTCCGCCGGCGGggagaaggacaaggagaaggatgACTTGGAGCCCAGCTCGGTGTGCCTGGACGGCATGGTCCGCAGCTTCCTGGAGGACGGCGGCGGCACCGTCGGCGAGCGGGCCCCGACCGCGCGCTGCTGCAACTGCTTCAACGGCGGCGACGCCTCGGACGACGAGGACGGGCCCGCCGCGGCCGAAGCGTCTGCCATCTCCGACGCCGCGGAGACCATCAAG GGCCTCGTCCACTGTGCCAGTCTCCGGGAGCGCAACCTCCTCGCGGACGTGTCCACGCTCGTGGAGCGCCACCGCGCGGCGGGGGCGCGCAAGCGcgacctcctccgcctcctcgcggcgTCCCTCCGCGCCATGGGCCACGACGCCGCGCTCTGCCTCTCCCGCTGGGACAAGTCGTCCTCCCACCCCGCCGGCGAGCACGCCTACGTCgacgtcctcctccccgccggctcGGAGCGCGGCGACCGCGAGCGCGTCCTCGTGGACGTCGACTTCAGGTCCCAGTTCGAGGTCGCACGGCCCACCAAGGCCTACCGCGCCGTGCTGCAGCGGCTCCCGTCGGCGTTCGTCGGCAAGGAGGACCGGCTGCGCCTGCTGGTGGCCGCCGCCGCAGACTCCTCGCGCGCCAGCCTCAAGAAGCGCGGCCTCCACCTCGCGCCGTGGCGGAAGCCCGAGTACATGCGCGCCAAGTGGCTGTCCCGCTACGAGCGCGaggctcctcctccggcgccggatGCCTCTGCCAGTGAGCTCGCCGCCATCGGCGAGGGAGGCGGAGACGGAGCCAAAGCTTAA